One Streptomyces sp. NBC_01237 genomic region harbors:
- a CDS encoding siderophore-interacting protein has translation MTTAPAPAITPFRFFGLTVLRTRRLSPTMHRITFGGAGLDGFAAGGRDQSLSLFLPHPGQPEPVVPTGEDWFAEWRALPEDVRAVMRSYTVRAQRRAADGSTEVDIDFALHEEGGPACRWAMASAPGQSLKALGPAVEDNTAVRFRPPQDTDWVLIWADETALPAASAALEWLPAGLTARVWLEVPHTKDRQALNTAARARISWLVRSEGAPSAVDAVRAAELPGGTPYVWIAGESSGVRALRRHLVQERRFDRRRVTFVGYWRRGLSEEQLRAEAAAEDA, from the coding sequence ATGACGACTGCCCCCGCACCCGCCATCACCCCCTTCCGGTTCTTCGGCCTGACCGTGCTCCGGACCAGACGGCTCAGCCCCACGATGCACCGGATCACCTTCGGCGGCGCGGGGCTCGACGGATTCGCCGCCGGGGGCCGCGACCAGAGCCTGTCGCTGTTCCTGCCGCACCCGGGGCAGCCCGAGCCGGTAGTGCCCACCGGCGAGGACTGGTTCGCCGAGTGGCGGGCGCTGCCGGAGGACGTGCGGGCGGTGATGCGCTCGTACACGGTGCGCGCGCAGCGCCGTGCGGCCGACGGGTCCACCGAGGTCGACATCGACTTCGCGCTGCACGAGGAGGGCGGACCCGCCTGCCGCTGGGCCATGGCCTCCGCTCCGGGGCAGTCGCTCAAGGCGCTCGGCCCGGCCGTCGAGGACAACACGGCCGTCCGCTTCCGGCCGCCCCAGGACACCGACTGGGTGCTGATCTGGGCCGACGAGACGGCACTGCCCGCCGCGTCCGCCGCCCTGGAGTGGCTGCCCGCCGGGCTGACCGCCCGGGTGTGGCTGGAGGTGCCGCACACCAAGGACCGGCAGGCCCTCAACACGGCGGCCAGGGCCAGGATCAGCTGGCTCGTACGGAGCGAGGGCGCCCCCTCGGCCGTGGACGCCGTCCGGGCCGCCGAACTGCCCGGGGGCACCCCGTACGTCTGGATCGCGGGCGAGTCGTCCGGCGTACGGGCGCTGCGCCGCCATCTCGTCCAGGAGCGGCGGTTCGACCGCCGGCGGGTGACCTTCGTCGGTTACTGGCGGCGCGGGCTCAGCGAGGAGCAGCTGCGGGCGGAAGCGGCCGCCGAAGACGCCTGA
- a CDS encoding DUF4429 domain-containing protein, translating to MAEIIQRDGTWTFDGETVRIVPGGKAHPVRQDLGELAVPVQALAGISFEPDRKGGRLRLRLRGGACPVLLAADGRLKDGADPYVLTVEKDRTGVAEYFVDEVRNTLLIEQVPDGPVDRFLLPGPALPVSGGGGDGTASFDGETVRLTWNWKAEESKTAGGTVSFPVSSVTGVRWLPAMGLENGHLRFELGRGAVAAPPKFDPHSLDLWGLSKKEYTAVLVAAAVLMRLPGARKALEKTGAADAAPRAVAPAAAADDHDALLRRLRELGELHQAGVLTDEEFSTAKQAVLKRL from the coding sequence ATGGCGGAAATCATCCAGCGCGACGGAACGTGGACCTTCGACGGCGAAACGGTACGGATCGTGCCGGGCGGCAAGGCGCATCCGGTACGGCAGGACCTGGGCGAACTCGCGGTCCCCGTACAGGCGCTGGCGGGCATCTCGTTCGAACCGGACCGCAAGGGCGGCCGGCTCCGGCTGCGGCTGCGCGGCGGGGCGTGCCCGGTGCTGCTCGCCGCCGACGGCCGGCTCAAGGACGGCGCGGACCCCTATGTCCTCACGGTGGAGAAGGACCGCACGGGCGTCGCCGAGTACTTCGTCGACGAGGTGCGCAACACCCTGCTGATCGAGCAGGTGCCCGACGGCCCGGTGGACCGCTTCCTGCTGCCGGGACCGGCCCTCCCGGTCTCCGGCGGCGGCGGGGACGGCACGGCCTCGTTCGACGGCGAGACCGTCCGGCTCACCTGGAACTGGAAGGCCGAGGAGTCGAAGACCGCCGGCGGCACGGTCTCCTTCCCGGTGTCGTCCGTCACGGGGGTGCGCTGGCTGCCCGCCATGGGTCTGGAGAACGGGCATCTGCGCTTCGAGCTGGGGCGCGGCGCGGTCGCGGCGCCGCCGAAGTTCGACCCGCACTCGCTGGATCTGTGGGGCCTGTCGAAGAAGGAGTACACGGCCGTCCTGGTCGCGGCGGCGGTGCTGATGCGGCTGCCCGGAGCGCGGAAGGCCCTGGAGAAGACCGGGGCGGCCGACGCGGCACCGCGGGCCGTCGCCCCCGCCGCCGCGGCCGACGATCACGACGCACTCCTGCGCAGGCTGCGGGAGCTCGGCGAGCTGCATCAGGCCGGAGTGCTCACCGACGAGGAGTTCAGCACGGCAAAACAGGCCGTCCTGAAGCGCCTCTGA
- a CDS encoding GNAT family N-acetyltransferase: MTPRHWPLYGLRVRTPRLELRLPGPDLLDALASVAAEGVHAPDSMPFTVPWTEGEPDEIGRTVYQHVLATVANWSVRDWTLSLAVLHEGEVVGRQDVSGREFGVTREVATGSWLGLAHQGRGIGTEMRAAVLHLAFAGLGARYATSGAVSDNARSLGVSRRLGYVPDGLDVEAVRGESLTVRRLRLDRERWEQHRSVEVTVEGLDACRADFGG, encoded by the coding sequence ATGACACCCAGGCACTGGCCCCTGTACGGGCTCCGCGTCCGCACCCCCCGTCTCGAACTGCGCCTTCCCGGGCCCGATCTGCTCGACGCGCTCGCGTCGGTCGCCGCCGAAGGGGTGCACGCGCCGGACAGCATGCCGTTCACCGTGCCGTGGACCGAGGGGGAGCCCGACGAGATCGGACGGACCGTGTACCAGCATGTGCTGGCCACGGTGGCGAACTGGTCGGTGCGGGACTGGACGCTCAGCCTGGCCGTGCTCCACGAGGGCGAGGTCGTCGGGCGGCAGGACGTCTCGGGCCGGGAGTTCGGTGTGACCCGGGAGGTCGCGACCGGGTCGTGGCTGGGGCTCGCGCACCAGGGCAGGGGCATCGGCACCGAGATGCGGGCCGCCGTGCTGCATCTGGCCTTCGCCGGACTCGGCGCCCGGTACGCCACGTCGGGTGCGGTGAGCGACAACGCCCGTTCGCTCGGCGTCTCGCGCCGCCTCGGCTACGTACCGGACGGGCTGGACGTCGAAGCCGTACGCGGCGAGAGCCTCACCGTGCGACGGCTGCGGCTGGACCGGGAGCGCTGGGAGCAGCACCGGAGCGTCGAGGTCACCGTCGAGGGACTCGACGCCTGCCGGGCGGACTTCGGCGGATGA
- a CDS encoding ABC transporter permease, producing MSALTLAVRDSGTMLRRNLLHARRYPSMTLNLLLTPIMMLLLFVYIFGDVMSAGIGGGGADRSDYIAYIVPGLVLMTIGSTTIGTAVSVSNDMTEGIIARFRTMAIHRGSVLVGHVVGSVLQCVISVILVGAVGVAIGFRSTDATVLEWLAAFGLLVLFSTALTWIAVGMGLISPNAEAASNNAMPMILLPLLSSAFIPVDTMPGWFQPIAEYQPFTPAIETLRGLLLGTEIGNSGWLAVAWCVGLTVLGYFWSTAKFNRDPR from the coding sequence ATGAGCGCCCTCACCCTCGCCGTCCGCGACTCCGGCACCATGCTGCGCCGCAACCTCCTGCACGCGCGCCGCTACCCGTCCATGACGCTGAACCTGCTGCTCACACCGATCATGATGCTGCTGCTCTTCGTCTACATCTTCGGAGACGTGATGAGCGCGGGCATCGGCGGCGGCGGCGCCGACCGCTCCGACTACATCGCCTACATCGTTCCCGGGCTCGTGCTGATGACCATCGGCAGCACCACCATCGGCACCGCGGTCTCCGTCTCCAACGACATGACCGAAGGCATCATCGCCCGCTTCCGCACCATGGCCATCCACCGCGGCTCCGTGCTCGTCGGACATGTCGTCGGCAGCGTCCTGCAATGCGTGATCAGCGTGATCCTCGTCGGAGCCGTCGGCGTGGCCATCGGCTTCCGTTCCACCGACGCCACCGTCCTGGAGTGGCTGGCGGCGTTCGGACTGCTCGTCCTGTTCTCCACGGCACTCACCTGGATCGCCGTCGGCATGGGCCTGATCAGCCCGAACGCCGAAGCCGCCAGCAACAACGCCATGCCCATGATCCTGCTCCCCCTCCTCTCCAGCGCCTTCATCCCCGTCGACACGATGCCGGGCTGGTTCCAGCCGATCGCCGAGTACCAGCCCTTCACCCCCGCCATCGAAACCCTCCGCGGCCTGCTCCTCGGCACCGAGATCGGCAACAGCGGATGGCTCGCCGTCGCCTGGTGCGTCGGTCTCACCGTGCTCGGCTACTTCTGGTCGACCGCCAAGTTCAACCGCGACCCGAGGTAA
- a CDS encoding ATP-binding cassette domain-containing protein: protein MPSSVMSTSRQGDSHPSPAAVSAVGLRKSYGDKTVLDGIDLSIPAGSVFALLGPNGAGKTTAVKILSTLITADGGQARVAGHDVSTSPDGVRAAIGVTGQFSAVDGLITGEENMFLMADLHHLSRTEGRRVTAELLERFDLTEAAKKPASTYSGGMKRRLDIAMTLVGNPRIIFLDEPTTGLDPRSRHNMWGIIRELVTGGVTVFLTTQYLDEADELADRIAVLNDGRIAAEGSADELKRLIPGGHVRLRFTDPAAYQAAATTLNEAARDDEALSLQIPSDGSQRELRSLLDWLDTAGIEADELTVHTPDLDDVFFALTAKADVPHQPKENVR, encoded by the coding sequence CTGTCATGTCCACGTCCAGGCAGGGTGACAGTCACCCGTCACCGGCCGCCGTCTCCGCCGTCGGTCTGCGCAAGTCGTACGGCGACAAGACCGTCCTCGACGGCATCGATCTGTCCATCCCGGCCGGTTCCGTCTTCGCGCTGCTCGGCCCGAACGGCGCCGGCAAGACCACCGCCGTGAAGATCCTCTCCACGCTCATCACCGCCGACGGCGGACAGGCCCGGGTCGCGGGCCACGACGTCAGCACATCACCGGACGGGGTACGGGCCGCGATCGGCGTCACCGGGCAGTTCTCCGCCGTCGACGGGCTGATCACCGGCGAGGAGAACATGTTCCTCATGGCGGACCTGCATCACCTGTCCAGGACCGAAGGGCGTCGGGTCACCGCCGAGCTGCTTGAGCGCTTCGACCTGACCGAGGCCGCGAAGAAGCCCGCCTCCACCTACTCCGGCGGCATGAAGCGCCGACTCGACATCGCCATGACCCTGGTCGGCAACCCGCGGATCATCTTCCTCGACGAGCCCACCACCGGCCTCGACCCCCGCTCCCGCCACAACATGTGGGGCATCATCCGCGAGCTCGTCACGGGCGGCGTCACCGTCTTCCTCACCACCCAGTACCTCGACGAGGCCGATGAACTCGCCGACCGCATCGCCGTCCTCAACGACGGCAGGATCGCCGCCGAGGGAAGCGCCGACGAACTGAAACGCCTCATCCCCGGCGGACACGTACGGCTCCGCTTCACCGACCCGGCCGCGTACCAGGCCGCCGCCACCACCCTGAACGAGGCCGCCCGCGACGACGAGGCGCTGTCCTTGCAGATCCCCAGCGACGGCAGCCAGCGCGAACTCCGCTCCCTCCTGGACTGGCTCGACACCGCGGGCATCGAAGCCGACGAGCTGACCGTCCACACCCCCGACCTCGACGACGTCTTCTTCGCCCTCACCGCCAAGGCCGACGTCCCCCACCAGCCCAAGGAGAACGTCCGATGA
- a CDS encoding beta-N-acetylhexosaminidase: MTQHRTLPRLFGSLLLVVAAGFAGIGAASAPGGGAPARAETPRPLGQLVPVPAEVAPGGSPYAITPSTRIRVADGTREVREIGAYLAGLLRPSTGYALPVTDRDGRDGIRLELGDDDPGLGAEGYRLRSAKGAVTITAREPAGLFHGVQTLRQLLPDRVERNSPQEGPWQIAGGTVTDSPRYAYRSAMLDVSRHFFSVAEVKRYIDQLALYKLNKLHLHLSDDQGWRIAIDSWPRLATYGGSTEVGGGPGGYYTKSDYQEIVRYAASRYLEVVPEIDLPGHTNAALASYAELNCDGIAPPLYTGTTVGFSSLCVPKDVTYDFVDDVVRELAALTPGKYLHIGGDEAHSTSHEDFVAFMEKAQAVVGKYGKTVMGWHQLTGAKPVEGAVAQYWGYDRTGAAERQQVVDAAKNGTKLILSPADRSYLDMKYTKDTKLGLSWAGLVEVQRSYDWNPATYLEGAPEGSVLGVEAPLWTETLTDSAEIEQMAFPRLPGVAELGWSPAATHDWETYKVRLAAQGPRLTALGIDFYRSPQVPWAGQ; encoded by the coding sequence GTGACACAGCACAGAACGCTTCCCCGTCTGTTCGGCTCGCTGCTGCTCGTCGTGGCGGCCGGCTTCGCGGGCATCGGAGCCGCCTCCGCCCCCGGCGGCGGCGCCCCGGCGCGGGCGGAGACGCCCCGGCCGCTCGGGCAGCTCGTGCCCGTCCCCGCCGAGGTGGCACCGGGCGGGTCCCCGTACGCCATCACCCCGTCGACCAGGATCCGGGTCGCCGACGGCACCCGCGAGGTCCGGGAGATCGGCGCGTATCTGGCGGGCCTCCTGCGCCCCTCCACCGGCTATGCGCTGCCGGTCACCGACCGCGACGGCCGCGACGGCATCCGCCTGGAGCTCGGCGACGACGACCCCGGTCTCGGCGCGGAGGGCTACCGGCTGCGGTCCGCCAAGGGCGCCGTCACCATCACCGCCCGCGAGCCCGCCGGGCTCTTCCACGGCGTCCAGACGCTGCGTCAGCTGCTCCCCGACCGGGTGGAGCGGAACAGCCCGCAGGAAGGGCCCTGGCAGATCGCGGGCGGCACCGTCACCGACTCACCGCGCTACGCCTACCGGAGCGCGATGCTCGATGTCTCGCGGCACTTCTTCTCGGTCGCCGAGGTGAAGCGGTACATCGACCAACTCGCCCTCTACAAGCTGAACAAGCTGCATCTGCACCTCTCCGACGACCAGGGCTGGCGCATCGCCATCGACTCCTGGCCCCGGCTGGCCACGTACGGGGGCTCCACCGAGGTCGGCGGCGGGCCCGGCGGGTACTACACCAAGAGCGACTACCAGGAGATCGTCCGGTACGCAGCCTCCCGCTATCTGGAGGTCGTCCCGGAGATCGACCTGCCCGGCCACACCAACGCGGCACTCGCCTCCTACGCCGAGCTGAACTGCGACGGCATCGCGCCGCCCCTCTACACCGGCACCACCGTCGGCTTCAGCTCGCTGTGCGTCCCGAAGGACGTGACGTACGACTTCGTGGACGACGTCGTCCGCGAACTGGCCGCGCTCACCCCCGGGAAGTACCTCCACATCGGGGGCGACGAGGCGCACTCCACCAGCCACGAGGACTTCGTGGCGTTCATGGAGAAGGCGCAGGCGGTCGTCGGGAAGTACGGCAAGACCGTGATGGGCTGGCACCAGCTGACCGGGGCGAAGCCGGTCGAAGGGGCCGTGGCGCAGTACTGGGGCTACGACCGGACGGGCGCCGCCGAGCGGCAGCAGGTGGTGGACGCCGCGAAGAACGGCACGAAGCTGATCCTGTCCCCGGCCGACCGGTCCTACCTCGACATGAAGTACACCAAGGACACGAAGCTGGGGCTGTCCTGGGCCGGGCTCGTCGAGGTCCAGCGGTCCTACGACTGGAACCCGGCGACCTACCTGGAAGGTGCGCCGGAGGGCTCCGTCCTCGGCGTCGAGGCACCGCTCTGGACGGAGACGCTGACCGACAGCGCGGAGATCGAGCAGATGGCCTTCCCCCGGCTGCCGGGGGTGGCGGAGCTCGGCTGGTCTCCGGCGGCGACGCACGACTGGGAGACGTACAAGGTGCGGCTGGCCGCCCAGGGACCGCGGCTGACCGCGCTCGGCATCGACTTCTACCGGTCGCCGCAGGTGCCGTGGGCCGGACAGTGA
- a CDS encoding VCBS repeat-containing protein, whose translation MQQSPRSPRARTAAAVAVVLAAGLTPLTVAAPASAAAAKNYDDFNGDGYRDLATSYAYTGIHDGSLYFTGGAVQVTFGGPKGLTARTQLIHQDSAGVPGGGEPNDQFGAALAHADLNRDGYADLVVGNPTEESGKTPVGSVTILWGSSKGLKGGTALPRKGGGAYGAFGSDLATGDFNGDGKPDIATLNASDTYLYRGGFTKSGGLGKVTKYDKADGGWYSESLAAGKVNGDGKTDLVIIGVHGTDKVFRTEAWFLKGASGGLTSGPTKVIDSRKPHSGLDAAIGDFDRNGYGDIAIGNPYESGGRGSVTLWYGTASGPGSRSGKLSQSTAGVAGASEPDDSFGQALSAGDADGDGYADLAVGVPWEAAGKKTSVGGAYLFRGGSGGLKGSRSQVIGKTLPGVAGGTVAGDGFGYDLRLRDLNRDGRAELAVAVPGENTVRVLPGAKGGVTGAGSYVVKETGTALPD comes from the coding sequence ATGCAGCAGTCCCCTCGCTCCCCCCGTGCCCGCACAGCCGCCGCCGTCGCCGTCGTGCTCGCCGCCGGGCTGACTCCGCTCACCGTCGCCGCGCCCGCGTCGGCCGCCGCCGCGAAGAACTACGACGACTTCAACGGGGACGGCTACCGCGACCTGGCCACCTCCTACGCGTACACCGGTATTCACGACGGCTCGCTCTACTTCACCGGCGGCGCGGTCCAGGTCACGTTCGGCGGGCCCAAGGGGCTGACCGCCCGCACGCAGCTCATCCACCAGGACTCCGCCGGTGTCCCCGGCGGCGGGGAGCCGAACGACCAGTTCGGTGCCGCCCTGGCCCACGCCGATCTGAACCGGGACGGATACGCGGACCTCGTCGTGGGCAACCCCACGGAGGAGTCCGGCAAGACCCCCGTCGGCTCGGTCACCATCCTGTGGGGCTCGTCCAAGGGGCTGAAGGGCGGCACCGCGCTGCCCCGGAAGGGCGGCGGAGCGTACGGGGCCTTCGGCAGCGACCTGGCCACGGGCGACTTCAACGGGGACGGCAAGCCCGACATAGCCACGCTCAACGCCAGTGACACCTACCTCTACCGAGGCGGCTTCACCAAGTCCGGCGGCCTCGGCAAGGTCACCAAGTACGACAAGGCCGACGGAGGCTGGTACAGCGAGAGCCTGGCCGCCGGCAAGGTCAACGGGGACGGGAAGACCGATCTGGTCATCATCGGCGTGCACGGGACCGACAAGGTCTTCCGCACCGAAGCCTGGTTCCTGAAGGGCGCGTCCGGCGGGCTGACATCGGGCCCGACCAAGGTCATCGACAGCAGGAAGCCGCACTCGGGCCTGGACGCCGCGATCGGCGACTTCGACCGGAACGGCTACGGGGACATCGCCATCGGCAACCCCTACGAGAGTGGCGGGCGCGGTTCGGTGACCCTCTGGTACGGCACGGCGAGCGGCCCCGGTTCCAGAAGCGGGAAGCTCAGCCAGTCGACCGCCGGTGTCGCGGGCGCCTCGGAGCCGGACGACTCCTTCGGCCAGGCCCTCTCGGCCGGTGACGCCGACGGCGACGGGTACGCCGATCTGGCCGTTGGCGTTCCGTGGGAAGCGGCCGGGAAGAAGACCTCCGTCGGCGGGGCGTACCTGTTCCGCGGTGGCTCCGGCGGGCTCAAGGGATCGCGTTCCCAGGTGATCGGCAAGACGTTGCCCGGAGTTGCCGGAGGAACGGTGGCGGGTGACGGCTTCGGCTACGACCTGCGCCTGCGGGACCTGAACCGGGACGGCAGGGCCGAGCTGGCCGTGGCGGTGCCGGGCGAGAACACGGTGCGCGTGCTGCCGGGAGCCAAGGGCGGGGTGACCGGGGCCGGTTCGTACGTCGTCAAGGAGACCGGCACGGCGCTGCCCGACTAG
- a CDS encoding GNAT family N-acetyltransferase, which translates to MRPGRAVPRLPGVRRTSRALGTFTLRPLDPFDDAELVHGWAARPGTDLGPVSGARLQDVERKCMAIAAHRNHDAFIGLYDGEPAFLMERYDPAETELKGLYEAEPGDVGMRLLLAPAVAPPQGFGSAAITTVMEALFADPSVRRVLVGPDGRADAVHALHRAVGFEVIRESAGPEKGALLGACTRERFQAITAGGPR; encoded by the coding sequence GTGCGCCCCGGCCGGGCGGTCCCGCGCCTTCCGGGAGTCCGCCGCACGAGCCGGGCCCTCGGCACGTTCACCCTCCGGCCCCTGGACCCCTTCGACGACGCCGAGCTGGTGCACGGCTGGGCCGCCCGCCCCGGGACGGACCTCGGGCCGGTGAGCGGCGCCCGGCTCCAGGACGTCGAACGGAAGTGCATGGCGATCGCCGCCCACCGGAACCACGACGCCTTCATCGGGCTGTACGACGGTGAGCCCGCCTTCCTGATGGAGCGCTACGACCCCGCCGAGACCGAACTGAAGGGGCTGTACGAGGCGGAGCCCGGTGACGTCGGGATGCGTCTCCTCCTCGCGCCCGCCGTCGCCCCGCCGCAGGGCTTCGGCTCCGCCGCGATCACCACCGTGATGGAGGCGCTGTTCGCCGACCCGTCGGTACGCCGGGTGCTCGTCGGACCCGACGGTCGTGCGGACGCCGTGCACGCGCTGCACAGGGCGGTGGGTTTCGAGGTGATCCGGGAGAGCGCCGGGCCGGAGAAGGGCGCCCTGCTCGGCGCCTGCACGCGGGAGCGGTTCCAGGCCATCACCGCCGGAGGGCCCCGGTGA
- a CDS encoding pyridoxal phosphate-dependent decarboxylase family protein, producing MRSHLLNHMTAEHYRRTVTAGVEQVAAGLTAAERPFSGVGVDELSPVVGAIDLDRPLGDVSAALDELSEVYLRDSVHFHHPRYLGHLHCPVVIPAVLGEAVLSAVNSSLDSWDRSAGGTLIERRLIDWTAERIGLGPAADGIFTSGGTQSTLQALLLAREEVASRPEHFARLRILTSECGHIGVRKAARILGLGPDSVISLPVDRDRRMQTVALARALERCAAEGTVPMAVVATAGTADFGSIDPLPEIAALCEQFSVRMHVDAAYGCGLLASRERRGLLEGIERADSVTVDYHKSFFQPVSSSAVLVRDRAALRHVTYHAEYPDPRRMTGERSPDQADKSLQTTRRFDALKLWMTLRVMGADGIGELFDEVCDRAAEGWRLLAADPRFEVVVRPRLSTLVFRFIPSGVTSPAEIDRANLYARKALFASGEAVVAGTKVGARQYLKFTLLNPETTVRDIAAVLDLISGHAEKYLGESLVRAS from the coding sequence ATGCGTTCGCACCTGCTCAACCACATGACTGCGGAGCACTACCGGCGCACCGTCACCGCAGGAGTGGAACAGGTCGCGGCCGGACTCACCGCCGCCGAACGCCCCTTCAGCGGGGTCGGCGTCGATGAACTCTCCCCCGTCGTCGGCGCGATCGACCTGGACCGGCCGCTGGGCGATGTCTCGGCCGCCCTGGACGAGCTGAGCGAGGTCTACCTCCGTGACTCCGTCCACTTCCACCACCCGCGCTATCTGGGCCATCTCCACTGCCCCGTGGTGATCCCCGCCGTGCTGGGCGAAGCCGTGCTCTCGGCCGTCAACTCCTCGCTGGACAGCTGGGACCGGAGCGCCGGCGGCACGCTCATCGAGCGCCGGCTGATCGACTGGACCGCCGAACGCATCGGACTGGGCCCGGCCGCCGACGGCATCTTCACCAGCGGCGGTACGCAGTCCACCCTCCAGGCGCTGCTGCTCGCCCGCGAAGAAGTGGCGTCCCGGCCCGAGCACTTCGCCCGGCTGCGCATCCTCACCTCCGAGTGCGGCCACATCGGGGTGCGCAAGGCCGCCAGGATCCTGGGCCTGGGACCCGACTCGGTCATCTCCCTGCCCGTCGACCGCGACAGGCGCATGCAGACCGTGGCCCTGGCCCGCGCGCTGGAGCGGTGCGCCGCCGAGGGCACCGTCCCGATGGCCGTCGTCGCCACCGCGGGCACCGCGGACTTCGGCTCCATCGACCCGCTGCCGGAGATCGCCGCGCTCTGCGAACAGTTCTCCGTCCGGATGCACGTCGATGCCGCCTACGGCTGCGGGCTGCTGGCCTCCCGCGAGCGCCGCGGGCTGCTCGAAGGCATCGAGCGCGCCGACTCGGTCACCGTGGACTACCACAAGTCCTTCTTCCAGCCGGTGAGTTCCTCCGCCGTACTGGTCCGCGACCGGGCGGCGCTGCGCCATGTCACGTACCACGCGGAGTATCCGGACCCACGGCGGATGACCGGGGAGCGCAGCCCCGACCAGGCGGACAAGTCCCTCCAGACGACCCGCAGATTCGATGCGCTGAAGCTGTGGATGACCCTGCGCGTCATGGGCGCGGACGGCATCGGCGAACTGTTCGACGAGGTCTGCGACCGCGCCGCCGAGGGCTGGCGGCTGCTGGCCGCCGACCCGCGCTTCGAGGTGGTCGTCCGGCCGCGGCTCTCCACCCTGGTGTTCCGCTTCATCCCGTCCGGCGTCACCTCGCCCGCCGAGATCGACCGCGCCAACCTCTACGCCCGCAAGGCGCTCTTCGCCTCCGGCGAGGCGGTCGTCGCCGGTACGAAGGTCGGCGCGCGCCAGTACCTGAAGTTCACCCTGCTCAACCCGGAGACGACCGTACGGGACATCGCCGCGGTGCTCGATCTGATCTCCGGCCACGCGGAGAAGTACCTGGGAGAGTCCCTTGTCCGCGCTTCCTGA